From one Rhodamnia argentea isolate NSW1041297 chromosome 1, ASM2092103v1, whole genome shotgun sequence genomic stretch:
- the LOC115753952 gene encoding splicing factor U2af large subunit B — MTRSNRQKERRVEKEPSHDGEEDSTAARTRPLCFEDIMKMRRSKESSQTMKHKDAEEDKNSRREIIENVPIQHESEKNFKDTERFSLRNEKQISVDLARSRFRGKEEPNSHYLREDSYTRNKDKSTHEVELLPRARSRNKEGRASVKEDILMEGNDRGSRELEGKFKSRLKSEVRYKDSREENYKIMHDRSKPVERARNDLEDKGAKGHPREPDVNERYTERNRGKSERESKRKHRDIDERDIKDRNISKKLDPRRVRNSEILDRKERKELTRSRDDEVNIRRKRSRSRERGRDRRSISLSPKGHRRLVYNGRKHGESSSGSFKDRSERHHVDADRTRFPGNGSSNHSHGHGEPASGLGGYSPRKRKTEKAIKTPSPAKRSPERKNAGWDIPPTSVKDGFTASVLHSFQSSNQAMPSSAHQLASAVSAALSTMKPLPGASPNVLPTKATASIDSIQLTESTRPMRRLYVENIPASASEKTIMSCLNNYLLSSGVNHILGTKPCISCIIHKEKGQALVEFLTPEDASAALSFDGASFCGSMLKIRRPKDFVEVATGDPGETARSGVAAYSTSDDVDDSPHKIFIGGISKILSSEMLREIASVFGPLKAFHFQANDDTTDRYAFLEYADQSMTLKACAGLNGIKLGGQVLTVVQAVPDPATMGNSEKKSLCAIPDHARPLLKRPTEVLKLKNVFAPEGVLSLSELEVDEVLEDVRLECARFGTIKSVNVVKHDSGPCPSTISEPCVVSDDTGQRMGSDDNRMETSEEVAGQEAGVVDEIEIPSDANELKEDGVPATNSSDTNKSNLVDDVVDNDSPQIAPPDAQVEISDITSARSTDMLTSENPEQLNVVNGDSDNQDDEDADIAQMEDDHLEKKSLVEEKVLPEESNWSIRETIEVPKGNMNMESDIIQNSDAKGDDLSIEQVFEPGCVLVEFKRIECSSMAAHSLHGRLFDERPMTVEYVSLDLYRRKFGG; from the exons ATGACCAGATCTAATAGACAAAAGGAAAGGCGGGTTGAAAAAGAGCCATCACATGATGGCGAGGAAGATAGCACTGCTGCTCGGACCAGGCCTTTATGCTTCGAAGATATAATGAAGATGAGAAGAAGCAAGGAATCGTCTCAAACTATGAAACACAAAGATGCAGAAGAGGATAAGAATTCTAGGAGGGAGATTATTGAAAATGTGCCTATTCAGCATGaatctgaaaaaaatttcaaggataCTGAACGTTTTTCCCTGCGTAACGAAAAACAAATTTCAGTGGATCTTGCAAGATCAAGGTTTAGAGGTAAAGAGGAGCCAAATTCCCATTACCTAAGGGAAGATAGTTACACAAGAAACAAAGACAAAAGCACCCATGAAGTGGAGCTTTTACCTAGAGCAAGATCCAGAAATAAAGAAGGGCGTGCTTCCGTTAAGGAAGACATTCTCATGGAAGGGAACGATAGGGGAAGTCGCGAGTTAGAAGGTAAATTTAAGAGTAGACTAAAAAGTGAAGTCAGATACAAGGATAGCAGGGAGGAGAATTATAAGATAATGCATGACAGAAGCAAACCTGTTGAACGGGCAAGAAATGATCTTGAAGACAAAGGTGCAAAAGGGCATCCAAGAGAGCCAGATGTCAATGAACGGTATACGGAGAGAAATAGAGGAAAATCTGAGAGAGAAAGTAAGAGAAAGCACCGGGATATAGATGAGAGGGATATCAAAGATAGGAACATTTCAAAGAAACTTGATCCGAGAAGAGTGCGTAATTCAGAAATTTTGGATAGAAAGGAACGGAAAGAACTAACAAGGTCCCGTGATGATGAAGTAAATATCAGAAGGAAAAGATCAAGGAGTAGAGAACGTGGAAGGGACAGAAGATCGATTTCACTCTCGCCGAAGGGGCACAGACGTCTGGTGTACAATGGTAGGAAACATGGGGAGTCGTCCTCTGGTTCTTTCAAAGATAGATCTGAAAGACACCACGTTGATGCTGACAGGACCAGATTTCCTGGTAATGGTTCAAGCAATCACTCCCATGGACATGGAGAGCCTGCTAGTGGACTTGGTGGTTACTCTCCAAGAAAGAGGAAAACTGAAAAAGCTATTAAGACTCCTTCCCCTGCTAAACGATCTCCAGAGAGGAAAAATGCTGGGTGGGATATTCCTCCAACGAGTGTAAAAGATGGCTTTACTGCATCCGTTTTGCATAGTTTTCAATCTTCAAATCAAGCCATGCCATCAAGTGCGCATCAGTTGGCCAGTGCTGTTTCTGCTGCTTTAAGTACCATGAAACCTCTACCTGGTGCTTCTCCAAATGTTCTTCCCACAAAGGCCACTGCCTCCATTGACTCAATTCAACTGACAGAGTCCACACGGCCTATGAGGAGGCTTTATGTAGAAAACATACCAGCTTCAGCCTCTGAGAAAACCATTATGTCATGTCTCAATAATTATTTGCTGTCTTCAGGTGTTAATCATATTCTGGGAACCAAACCATGCATCAGCTGTATT ATACACAAGGAGAAGGGTCAAGCTTTAGTTGAGTTTCTCACTCCTGAGGATGCTTCAGCTGCTCTTTCATTTGATGGAGCTTCCTTTTGTGGCTCCATGTTGAAAATTAGACGTCCCAAAGATTTTGTTGAAGTGGCT ACTGGTGATCCTGGCGAAACAGCAAGATCAGGTGTTGCAGCATACTCGACGAGCGATGATGTTGATGATTCACCCCATAAG ATCTTTATTGGAGGAATTTCCAAGATTCTGTCGTCAGAAATG CTCAGGGAAATTGCTAGTGTATTTGGACCATTGAAAGCTTTTCACTTCCAGGCTAATGATGATACAACAGATCGGTATGCTTTCCTGGAG TATGCAGACCAATCAATGACTCTGAAAGCATGTGCTGGTTTGAATGGTATTAAGTTAGGAGGCCAAGTTCTAACTGTAGTTCAAGCTGTCCCAGATCCAGCCACAATG GGAAATAGTGAAAAGAAGTCCCTTTGTGCAATCCCTGACCATGCAAGGCCCCTTCTTAAGAGGCCAACAGAAGTTCTGAAGCTAAAAAATGTG TTCGCTCCTGAAGGCGTTTTGTCTCTCTCTGAGTTGGAAGTGGACGAAGTACTAGAAGATGTACGTTTGGAGTGTGCCAG GTTTGGTACCATTAAATCTGTGAATGTCGTGAAGCATGATTCTGGTCCTTGCCCTTCGACTATCTCAGAACCTTGTGTAGTCTCTGATGACACTGGACAAAGAATGGGAAGTGATGACAACAGGATGGAGACTTCAGAAGAAGTTGCTGGCCAAGAAGCTGGAGTAGTCGATGAAATTGAGATCCCTAGTGATGCCAATGAACTTAAAGAAGATGGTGTTCCGGCAACTAATAGCAGTGACACCAATAAAAGCAATCTTGTGGATGATGTGGTTGACAATGATTCTCCTCAGATTGCTCCACCTGATGCACAAGTGGAGATTAGTGACATAACCTCTGCAAGATCTACAGATATGCTGACTTCAGAAAATCCGGAACAGCTGAACGTTGTGAATGGTGACTCAGATAATCAGGATGATGAAGATGCTGACATTGCTCAGATGGAGGATGATCATttagaaaagaaatcacttgttGAAGAAAAGGTGCTTCCAGAGGAAAGCAATTGGTCCATTAGAGAAACTATTGAAGTACCTAAAGGGAACATGAATATGGAATCAGATATCATTCAGAACAGTGATGCTAAGGGTGATGATCTCAGTATTGAACAGGTTTTTGAGCCAGGTTGTGTTTTAGTGGAGTTTAAAAGAATCGAGTGCTCAAGCATGGCAGCACATAGTTTGCATGGACGTTTATTTGACGAGCGGCCCATGACAGTGGAATACGTTTCTCTTGATCTCTACAGGAGAAAGTTTGGAGGATGA